A region from the Aphis gossypii isolate Hap1 chromosome 1, ASM2018417v2, whole genome shotgun sequence genome encodes:
- the LOC114128207 gene encoding S-formylglutathione hydrolase codes for MDLKLISSNKSFGGYQKVFEHFSPTVQCNMKFGIYLPPAESENEKFPVLFYLSGLTCTEQNVITKSGYQRFAAQYKLIVVCPDTSPRNCNIPNEDEKWNIGSGASMYVNAQQEPWNKHYQMFTYITDELYQLVQNTFPVIQDKISISGHSMGGHGALLCALLCPEKYKSVSLFAPVCSISNSPTLIDGLKTLVGEEKHILQKWDTTFLVKEYDGPEMEILIHVGSDDEYLIKDLLIDDFVEAANKSKDNKIKTTLFLEEGYDHGYYFISTFIGEHFKFHSSKLSV; via the exons ATGGATCTTAAGTTAATTTCCAGTAATAAAAGTTTTGGTGGTTACCAGAaagtttttgaacattttag tccTACAGTGCAATGTAACATGAAATTTGGCATTTACTTACCACCTGCAGAaagtgaaaatgaaaaatttccggtattattttacttatcagGTCTTACATGCACCgaacaaaatgttataactaAATCAGGATATCAAAGATTTGCTGctcaatacaaattaattgttgTATGCCCTGACACTAGTCCAA gaAACTGTAACATTCCTAATGAAGATGAAAAATGGAATATTGGTTCTGGTGCTTCTATGTATGTTAATGCTCAACAAGAACCATGGAATAAACACTATCAaatgtttacttatataaCTGATGAACTTTATCAACTTGTACAAAACACTTTCCCAGTTATACaagataaaatatctatttcaggacatag tatGGGTGGACATGGAGCATTGTTATGTGCTTTACTTTGCCCAGAAAAGTATAAATCAGTGTCATTATTTGCACCAGTTTGTAGTATTTCTAATTCACCTACATTAATTGATGGATTGAAAACATTAGTTGGAGAGGAAAAACACATTTTGCAAAAATGGgatacaacttttttagtaAAAGAATATGATGGCCCAGAAatggaaatattaatacatgtg GGTAGTgatgatgaatatttaataaaggaTTTACTAATTGATGATTTTGTGGAAGCAGCCAATAAaagtaaagataataaaattaagaccACACTATTCCTTGAAGAAGGCTATGATcatggatattattttatatcaacatTCATTggagaacattttaaatttcattcatCTAAATTATCtgtgtaa
- the LOC114128203 gene encoding uncharacterized protein LOC114128203 isoform X1, with translation MSETKNWRKGAKSKCFPSKSRKHKGNIAALRQSKVSEARLSQKNEDEYNMTLNNIANTSETINEPIEPMTIDNSSIKSDDKKKFLEQSPPEVFGKVYSVLSKNEDDLDVFGKFVTSELRGLIHENLRRKAKRQIQQIILDIAEEDAKY, from the exons atgagTGAAACTAAAAATTGGCGTAAGGGTGCAAAATCAAAGTGTTTTCCAAGTAAAAGCAGAAAACATAAAGGAAATATTGCTGCGCTTCGACAAAGTAAAGTAAgtgaa GCACGACTGAGTCAAAAAAATGaagatgaatataatatgacattaaaCAACATAGCCAACACCAGCGAGACAATTAATGAACCAATTGAACCAATGACTATTGATAATAGTAGTATTAAAAGTgatgataagaaaaaatttctTGAGCAAAGCCCACCAGAGGTATTTGGAAAAGTTTATTCTGTTTTGTCCAAAAACGAAGACGACCTTGATGTGTTTGGAAAATTTGTAACGTCAGAGCTAAGAGGACTTATACATGAAAATTTACGCAGAAAAGCAAAACGTCAGAtccaacaaattatattggaTATAGCTGAGGAAGATgccaaatattaa
- the LOC114128203 gene encoding uncharacterized protein LOC114128203 isoform X2 yields the protein MSETKNWRKGAKSKCFPSKSRKHKGNIAALRQSKARLSQKNEDEYNMTLNNIANTSETINEPIEPMTIDNSSIKSDDKKKFLEQSPPEVFGKVYSVLSKNEDDLDVFGKFVTSELRGLIHENLRRKAKRQIQQIILDIAEEDAKY from the exons atgagTGAAACTAAAAATTGGCGTAAGGGTGCAAAATCAAAGTGTTTTCCAAGTAAAAGCAGAAAACATAAAGGAAATATTGCTGCGCTTCGACAAAGTAAA GCACGACTGAGTCAAAAAAATGaagatgaatataatatgacattaaaCAACATAGCCAACACCAGCGAGACAATTAATGAACCAATTGAACCAATGACTATTGATAATAGTAGTATTAAAAGTgatgataagaaaaaatttctTGAGCAAAGCCCACCAGAGGTATTTGGAAAAGTTTATTCTGTTTTGTCCAAAAACGAAGACGACCTTGATGTGTTTGGAAAATTTGTAACGTCAGAGCTAAGAGGACTTATACATGAAAATTTACGCAGAAAAGCAAAACGTCAGAtccaacaaattatattggaTATAGCTGAGGAAGATgccaaatattaa